One window of Bacteroidia bacterium genomic DNA carries:
- a CDS encoding DUF4184 family protein, with product MPFTISHAAALIPLKRWNVKVSTTAFVVGSVVPDFENFLLLRHTDKFAHTLPGVFLFDFPAALFFCFAFHLLLKSLVIDILPNYYRSRLEPYRNFNWPEFCYENVVLVIRSIFMGIVIHMFLDGFTHDHGIFIQALPILRYNIPWLDHKPVFFILQIILSFLGIVLLQWYVSKMPSLPVVNRCASVRYDIYLLPILAFFVLMVRVLVNPYYNSTTDLLKACIGAFIYAVFIVSIRRHIIKKKYIW from the coding sequence ATGCCATTTACTATTTCTCATGCCGCTGCTTTAATTCCATTGAAACGATGGAATGTTAAAGTCTCTACTACAGCATTTGTTGTTGGATCTGTAGTTCCTGATTTTGAAAATTTTTTATTACTTAGGCATACCGATAAGTTTGCACATACTCTACCTGGTGTATTTCTATTTGATTTTCCTGCTGCATTGTTCTTTTGTTTCGCCTTTCATCTTTTGTTAAAAAGTTTGGTTATTGATATTTTACCAAATTATTATCGAAGCAGATTAGAGCCATATCGGAATTTTAATTGGCCTGAATTTTGTTATGAAAATGTAGTTTTAGTAATACGTTCTATATTTATGGGTATTGTTATTCATATGTTTCTTGATGGATTTACCCATGATCATGGAATATTTATTCAGGCTTTACCCATTTTAAGGTATAATATTCCCTGGTTAGATCATAAACCTGTATTTTTTATTCTTCAGATTATTCTGAGTTTTCTTGGAATTGTTTTACTTCAATGGTATGTATCTAAAATGCCTAGCCTTCCGGTTGTAAATCGTTGTGCTTCTGTTCGTTATGATATTTACCTTTTGCCAATTCTTGCTTTTTTCGTACTTATGGTTCGGGTGTTGGTAAATCCATATTATAATTCTACTACTGATTTATTAAAAGCCTGTATTGGAGCATTTATATACGCTGTCTTCATTGTTTCTATTCGCAGGCATATTATCAAAAAGAAATACATTTGGTAA